The nucleotide sequence CtgacagtgtggagaatcagagccATCTTGGGCTCCGAGTccctaggacactcaaaactgctaagcaggttgaatctgtggttcagaaggcacaCGGAGCATTGGCCTTCCATttcccattgaaacctatggtCCACCCCCCATCAACTGTTACGAgtactgtatataactgccatcaacgtccttttatccttgcagcttcttaactcaATTCAGAAGGATTcagcaaattctgctcctatatcacatctttctactgaattgataccattctttaccagtagagccacaccagccCCTCTTCATACtatcctatccctccgatataacctgtaactttggacattcagctAATAACTACAAACATCCTTCagcacgattcagtgatggccacaacatcatacctgacaacctGTAATactgcaacaagatcatctaccttatttcttatactacacgCTTTGAAATACAACGCCTTCAGTACCTTATTTTCTACCCTTACTGATTCTGCATTCCTAATGATTTGGTATTCGGTCTgtggctgcaactaagtctcaTCACTTGCCTGCCCTCCATGCCAATCTGACCACGATATCTTTACTTGCTTTATCATCCGTCCAATCCTGAGTCCCAtccctccagttcccaccccttgccaaattagtttaaaccctccacaaCAACTCTACAAATCTGCCTGCGAGGATATTGCACCCCTCGGATTCAGATGTGTCCTGTCAGTTTTGCGCAGGTCGTGGCTAACCCAGAAGAGTTCTCAAttatccaagaacttgaagcacTGGGACTCggaaccagcttctcagccacgtatttaacTGCCAAATCACCCTGTTTCTACTTTCACTGGCGCGTGACACAGGTAGCATCCGGAAATTACTACACGAAATTAATGCAcacatctaatcagtcaatcatgaggcagcaacttaATGTAAAAAGGTGTAAATATGGTCATTAGCTTCGAGTGTGTTCCCTGACTTTGACCTTGGAGTTATTGTCAGTGGCAGATGGCGAAGAAACTGCTTATcttctgggactcttactctcAACGGTCTCTTGAGTATACCGACttgtatgaaaaacaaaaagaaaatccagtgagcggtaGGTCAGCCGACCAAGTCTTAGTTAATGACGGAGGTCAGAGAAAACTTGTCAGACAGTTTCAAGCTGCTAGGGAGGCggcagtagctcaaataaccacatgttacagtgGAGGTGTGCTGAAGAGCACCTTTGAGCGCAGAAAACTTTGAATCTTGGAATGGATGGGATACCCAGCAGAAGAAACGGACATACTACTGTACCTAACGTAGGTGCCtactgcacctaataaagtgctcATTAATACATAATAACAGATAAACCGCCAGGatattctgatgtttgaacataGCAGCATGCGTAATAAAGATGCGAAAAAGGCATATTGGATGCTTGGCCTCATTTGTGGAGCCAGGGACCATAACAGTAGCTAGTTTGGCCATAGCCTCCCACGTTGACATAGAATTTGGCTATTTAAGATACTAACACCTATCCAGACCTAAGACGAGGAGGAGTAGGTAATCGTAACCGTCAATTAAGTAAAGCGTGACCTAGGCAAACCAAAATCCCTTGTCATAGCTGGAATTGATGAGATGATGAATTGAAGTGCAGAAGCTAGAAACAACTATCGTCGAGTCACAAAAGACGATAATTACAAAATTTCTCAGCTTTTAAGGGTAATTGGATTAGGTTTGTTGCAGAAGTCTCCGCAGGGCGGGGAGAACAAAAATGCAAGGTGAGGTTTGGAAGATGGAGGGAAGGTGAAAAAGACAACCGGAGAAAAATAAGGTCGCAAAATGATGTGAGTTTCTATGGAGGTACAAAACACGAGAAAAAGAGAGTTTCGTAGATTAAAAAATGGAGTGGCCTTCAGTGATATAATCATGTTCTTATTTCCTGGACCTCAGACGCCATACTCACGCCCCCACCAATAAAAAACAACATTCAGACTGGGTGCTCACTTGTTGGAGCGAACGTTTAGTAATGACCGTGCAAACACCTTCAACGGCAGTGAGAACATCAAAATGGATAAGAAGTGAACCCGACCATTGGCCACGGACATTCGCAGTAATAATATTTGGAGTCCAGGAGGAATGCATTATAATGCCTAAGGTCTTACTTGCATATTTCACATTGTTATGCACGGAACCATAATGTGTtacttgtatttattttatttagataaTCGGCACGGAACATGCCTTTCCGATCTAACGAGAACCAACAGACGAACATGCAACTCACAgcatctaatcacaggacattttacaatgTTCAATTCATCTACGAACCAATACTTCtttagaatgtgagaggaaacagaagcacccggagaaaactcgCATGTCCATGGTGTAACCCTCGGTTCGACtagcggcttaatataggggatgatagcccccggtccggccaaacttaagacatcttgtttgggtggatgctgtgcgatgtgtcccctgttacaaagcAGTACCACGAAGTTACAAaaatgtacacaatatgtgattgagcagttgagctttataattcttaagaaacaaataaaaaagaaatggcCCCTTCTCATTGAACAGCCTAATGTTCCACGTTGGAGCTCAGTCATTAAGCACGTTCATCCACCTCGACTTCCTCCGACCGTCGCTAACCATCGTACCCTTGCTCCAAGCCCACTCCGTCTGGCGGTCTGCCAACTCTCTGCATTCGCGtcttttctcctcatctctctccGGCAAAAGATCACAAATTCCccgctcccagacacacaagaaaggaCATCATCCCGctcattggctaacatgcccTGTTAGCTCTCGTcttaacccaaacattgctactaCAGAGacaccattaccttagcagtggatcattacagagaaaccattacaatAGCTGTGAAACCTTACAGTACGTTACAATGGGAAGGCCTTAGAAACTTCTTACAGGTAGCATCCAAACTGACCTCCGAAATctgacgccctgagctgtaatagcatcacgccaATATATATGCTAAAGTggcgccccatcactgaaatttcTTGCCGACCTTTGATTGATTTTTTCAGTTGATCTTCCCGTCGGTGGATACGAGTTATTCCAACATTTAATTTTACGTGTGGGTTGCTCGGATTCCCAAAATCTGCAGATTTGATTTATGATTTGATTACTACTCTGCGAAGTATCTTCCAGGGATGCATACACTGAAGAATTTTAAATATCCCCAGTCCCACCCAAGGGATTCAACTTGAAACGTCAACCCGAAAAGTCCAAGGCTTTAATGGCCATTTAGTAATCGGATGGCATAGGGGATGCATACACTGAAGAATTTTAAATATCCCCAGTCCCACCCAAGGGATTCAACTTGAAACGTCAACCCGAAAAGTCCAAGGCTTTAATGGCCATTTAGTAATCGgatggcataggggaagaagctgttcctgaagcgctGGGTGCGTGCCATCTCACTGTTACcactggtggtaacagtgagaaaacggcatgtcctgggtgcaggAGATCCGtaataatgaacgctgccttcCAGGTGAGCTCACTGCCAAAACAGGTTTTCACTCCCATTATTTCTCAGCCACTTTCTTTTAAGTTCAAACGAAATCAACTGATTTTAGTTAACTGTGTTTTCTTGATTCTGATCGAAAATTCATAACCAGGATATTTAACTGTTCATCTCTCCATAGAAGGAAAGCCCTGACGAATATTTGCAACGATTCTTTGTCTTTCCTTTAATATTTCGAAAATTGTTCTTTCCTTCAGCTAAATGCATTAATGACCTTCTCAAGCAAAGCAAGAGAACAAATAAAAAATTGTAATGACAGTATGGGAGAAGGATTACACTCTAGATCCAATTATGATTTAACATGTGGAAGGGCCATGGAATTAGTCAGTCTTACACCCACTAGTGAGGGTTCATACTCTGTTCCCACGGATTCCAAGTTGTATCATTCATCACCGTTTTAGAAAAGTTATTTGACAAAACATTTGTAATACGTACAATTCCCTGTTCCTAGTTATAAATGTGAATTTAAAATAGATATTATTTTGGATTTCCCGTTGTTAAAATACATCAACGTCAACCAAGACGACCGTCCTGTAACTAAAGCAACTGTTTTCCCGGAAAGCAAGCCTATAATGTTGTATGATTATCAAGCGTAGCGTCAACATATACCCTATGGCTTCCTATTCACTTTGCATGGTGTATTCTTCCACTAAGTGATATGTGAAATTTCTTCACTTCTGCGAAAATAAGTATGTCACACCCCGAAGCCACTGGAGGATTGACTCCGGTATTAATGAAGGCTTCAGCCGAGCTTGTTATTCCATTGTGCCGGAGTGTCTGAAGATTTGAAGATACCACTGTGGTCCTTCTAGAATGGGACGAGCACCAATTTTGTACATGAAAGAAATATCTTATCCAATACTGGCGGCGTTTGGAATTCCGGGTAATTTTGTATGTTGGCTTAATGTATTGCGTGCGATGTGATCTGTCtcaatgctctctctctctctctcccccccccccactcccccactctctctctctccccccccactctctctctctctctctctctctctctctctctctctctctctctctctctctctctctctctctctctctctctctctctctctctctctctctctctgtgtagaGGGAGCTGAATCAATAGGAGCTTAATCCTCCTATTAAAAAGCCGCGTCTCCACACTCCCTCAGGCGGTACTACCTATAACCCGGCTCAAACCTCACCTTTTATTGTATTGTTAAGCATGACACTGTGCTTTGTGTTTCCACCAGCCAACGTGCTGACGGCTGCGATACTACACcgcggaaagtgcggtctctcccgAGGAATCACCCGTTACATGGTGGCTATGGCGATCTCCGACTTGTTCGTGATCTTCTTTCACGTGCTGCTCCGAGGGATCTACATCTACTATTCCCCTAACTCCTTCCTGTCCCTCAGCACAGTGTGCCCGACCTTTGTATATCTACGGATTGTCGTCCTGGACTATTCCGTCTGGTTAACTGtctctttcacctttgaccgtTTTGTCAGCATTTGCTGTCCGAAACTGAGACTCCGATATTGCACGGACAGGACGGCCGCCATGGTTATTGTGTCCTTATGCGCGCTGAGCTGCTTAAAGTACATACCCTTTCACTTCCTCTATAAGCCTCTCTTGAGGATAAATAATGTGAACTGGGGTTGCCATACTAGAGCCGACTACTTTACATCCGTCTGGTGGGTGGCATTTTCCTGGATGTGTAACACATCTCTCTCTTTACTTCCTTTCGCTCTGATCCTGCTCCTAAACGGACTGACCGTCAGGAACATCATAGCGGCCGGCAGGGTCCGACGGCGCATCAAGGGAGGAGGCTGTAAGGACATTGAAACGGAGAATCGGCGCAAGTCCATTGTCTTACTCTTCACCGTTTCCGGGACTGCCATAATCCTCTGGACAACAGGAGCTGTGACTTTCATCTGTACTCGAGTCACAATCAATTTTGTGGGTAAGGATCTCACAAGCCCGTCAGCCGTCGCCAATGAGGTTGGGGTCTTGCTCATTGGAATCAGCTCATGTGCCAATACGTGCATCTACGCAATGACCCAAAGCAAGTTCAGACAGGAGTTGAAGAGCGGAATTAAAAGTCTAATGCCATGTATTATCAAACCCATGAAACTAGCTCGGGAATGTGCCTAGAACTAGCGTCTGATATACTGCAGCAGTTCACTACGCTAATTTCACCCAAACTTCATCAGTCTCTGGCCTCTACTCCTGCCACCGTGGATATATTGCAGTGGAGATGTCATAGATTTTACCCCTCAAAACCATAACTTGATACCTTACTAACTCTTATCTTCTCGCAATACCTGAGACAGTTACTCTGCGAGTTTTCCTAGCCCCTATTAAAGAATGATTCTGCTGCATTAACATTCCAACCCGAAGTCAGGAAACGTGCATACCCAGCCTGTTTTCTTCTCCACGATCGACCGTAGTGAGCTACTGTCCAGGTATCATTAAGCCTCTCCGATGGACTGCTGCCTGCATTCCTCACAACCTGGAGCACCAGTTCTTCTCACTGAAACTCTCTCTGCATCTAATCTGACCAGGACTGGCGAATGTTCCAGAGATTGGGCACCGAGGCGCGCTTTATTTGTCAGTGGATATAGCCTCTACTTTATTCATTCGGCTAActtgtttaatgtgaataatacAGCTGCTGAACaatacattttaattattttgtattCTTCTTACGACGTAATCATTCTGAAATACTGCTTAAAGCATATGAgtatttaaaatgaatgggataGTCTATGCAATGCTAGAATCAAGAACGTGGTAGGTGTATAGATGTAACGGACGTCATTGCATTTTTAGAGTGGCAGCTTTAAATAAAGCTCCCCTTTCAGCCGACTGTCTCCTGTTCTCGGATAGAAGTGCATTAGTAGATGCAGAAGGCTGATGTAATCTCCATGTTTTTCAGTAAGAATCCTATATGGAAGAGTGGCCCAAAAGGTTTGATTTTGAAATTAGTTCTGAGACCTTTGTCATATCTAATAAGAAACAAAAGTGGAATTAATATGGCAATATTTGTATGTTGGAAAATGACACCAATTATTTGTGTTGTTAACGTTGCTGATGGGAGGATATTCTTCTGTAAAGAGCAACATTGATAATTTGTTAAGACAGAAAGGGAACTGACACTGGGAATTTACACCAAATATGTGCACATTAGATGCGCCAACGAAGCTACGCTATAGATACACAATGAAATGTAGCATGCTAGGCTATCCGACGAACAGTGACCTTTCTTTCACATATCCATGAAGGAAGCAACAGAGTCAGCTGAACGGCGAAGAAGGCATAACGGATACTTGCCTTTATCTTTGGGACAGTAAAATGTACTTGCTGCGAATGCGTGATTGGAACATAGAATGCACTATTAAGCCACGGAGCACTGTTTGCTTTACCGGCCACCATGCTATGGAGAGGACACAGGAGGGGTTCGTCAGAATGTAACCTGGATTGAAAGTACTAGCAAGGAAGGCAAAATGAACAGATTGGTTTTTGAACTAAAtacaccagcatttattgcccatttacTCCAGTCAGAGATTCCATTCAAAAAGCTTTAGAAACGGTTCAAAACCGGTGTATCAGGCTTAGAATTCAAAGAAAGCTGGATAAAGTGACGGCTGCACTTTAATTTACCAACACTACCTCCTCTCGACAAACAGGAAGCTAGATTTCCAGTCACTCTAGTTCATGTCTAGGAGACGTGAAATTAGTCAGTTGTGAATCCCAATCTGAAAATACTGTAATATACCTCCTCCACCCATCCCTACCTGCACACCACATCGCGCCCTTGGGTCATGTTTCTCGGGTTCCCACGTTAGTGGGTATATAATAACGCAGCAGCATGTTTGTGAACAAATTGTACTAATTTGCATTTGCAATGGGCACTGTTTATTTATCAGATAGCTTTTTTCTTCCGTATGTAATCAAGTACCCCATACACTCTCAAAGTCTTTTAATCACCGTCAAGTAATTCTTCTTTTCCTATCAGTAACACCACAGTCCCATACATAAACTACCCTCAATGGATATTACGACTAAGTGATGGAGATATATGAACACGCCAGAATGCTGCCCTGAAGGAGTTGGTACAGAATTATGATTCAGTGTTTCTAAACAAATGGCATTCATTGTAAATCGTATAGGTTAAATTGCAAAGACTGGTCAACATATATGAAGCAACACgttcaagatgctggaggaactcagcaagtcagacagcatttatagaAATGCATTTGGAACCGgagctcttcttcaggactgggtgGAAATGGGGGATACGCGAAAACAAAACCGGTCAGTTCAAGGTGAAATGCTAGCTAGAATGAAATAGATAaatccaggtgggtggaaaatataaaggaatttgataggagaggagggtggaccatgggagaaaggggccGAGGATTGGACCAAAGTGGCTGGTGAGACaaaggactgacatgtcggagtgggaataGGATTCAGAATTTAAATGTTTGGCACCGGGAAGTTATACTTTCCGCagatggtgcggaggtgctcCAAGAAGAGGTTCCCCACTTCACTACTGGTCTCTCCAATGTGGAGGAAGCCGCATCGGGAGCACAGACGCAATAATCCACCCCAGCAGATTGTCACGTGAAGTATTGGCTTACATGAAGGACTAAACAGAGATAAATAAGGTAAGGAATTAAGACAGGACGTGAATGTACAAGTGTAGTTCTTTAGACACTTCCAGCAATATGTGCCTGGAAGGAATTAATGGGAGGGCCGACTGGACAAGGGAATCAGGAAGCGAGCGATCCTTGTGGAAAACAGACAACGGtaaggtggaagttgtggaggattatgtgttggatgcggagacGGTTGGATCAATGGGTAAGGACAAGATGAACTCGAGTTCTAGCGACCATGAACATCTTCAAAGCGATTCTGCATCCTCCagctgcgactccagccttgaattTCAGTCCAGGGCTTCCCGTGCTGCTATTCGAAATCCCGTCTCCcattcccacaccaccacccttCTCCCTCAGACACCAGCTtgtgggccctcagaggctctaTCTTCCTCTCGCCACAACGctcccctctccactgacactaccaccctccctcccccctctgatcacAGCTCTTATCCATGCCGGGTCCTTACCATCCCGTCCCACTTTCAACtgtctgaggcagagcgctctgtcctcagtaacaGCCTTACCTTTGACCCCctgcgcccacacctcagcgagttccgcgtacgcTATGACGCTGGCTCCGTCTCCATGCTTACTTCTTCGGTAAGACTCTCTCACCCCCAGCGATGACTCCTTCTCCCGTTTTCAACCCTCCTTCTcctcatggacaccccgctctggtcctctgcctgctctggatctctttattaaTAACTGCCGGCAGGACACCAACCGTCTCGATTTCTCCGCAccttgctccaattccaacctcattccttccgaacactctgctcttcactctctccgcaCCGATCTTAACCTTACTATAAAACACGCTGATCGTGGGGGCGCTCTTGCaatctggcgtactgacctctaagTTGcagaggcacagcgacaactcgctgaaacctcctcttacttacccctccgTCAtaaacatataacatataacaattacagcatggaaacaggccatctcggcccttctagtccgtgccgaacgcttactctcacatagtcccacctacatgcactcagcccgtaacccatATAACCATGACCCCactcaggagcaccagaccattGTCTTCCCCACcagcaccaaccttatcagctctggggatctcccatccgttgccaccaacctcatactTCCCACATCCCGCATTTCCCGTTTATATCTGCTACCCAAGtaccacaaacctgcctgtccgggtagacccattgtctcagcttgctcctgccccaccgaactcatttctgcgtaCCTCGATACTGTTTAATTCCTCCCTAGTTAAATCCCTTCCCAGCTATGTTCATGACATTTCTCACGCCCTGATTCTCCCTGgcccctcatgccttcttttcaccatggatgtcaagtccctatatacctccatcccccaccaggaaggtctcatagctctccgtttctttttggattccagacctaaccagctCCCCTCTAACACCACTCTCCTCTttctagcggaattagtccttactcttaaTAAGCCAATTTAATAATTTTTCCTTTGgatcctcccactttctccaaactaaacgtgtagccatgggcacccgtatgggccctagctatgcctgcaattgttttggttttgtggagcaatccatgttccaagcctatactggtaCCCATCCCCCAGTTTTCCTTTGCTACATGGACGATGCATTAAGCTGCTTCCTGCACGCAaactgagctcattgacttcattatctttgcctctaactttcacccttcCCTCAAATTTACCTTGTCCAATTCCGAcacatctctcccctttctttctgcctctatctctgacactagacactagaatactagagcacagtacaagcccttcggccctcgATATTGCGTCGAtccatatattcctttaaaaagtactaaacccacactaccccgtaaccctctgttttctttcatccatgcgccTGTTCAAGAAgctgttaaatacccctaatgttttagcctccaccaccatccctggcaagttatACCAGGAATCCattaccctctgtgtaaaaaacctgccCCTGATTTCTCCCCTAAACTcttctcccttaactttgtacatacgCCCTCTGTTATTTGCTATTcgagccctgggaaacaggtacaggCTATCCAGGCTATCGATGCCTCTCCTAATCTTGTGGACTTCTACCAAATCTTTTCTCATcctcctacgctccaaagagaaaagtctcagCTCTGTTAGCCTTGCATCATAAGATTTACTTTCCAGTCTAGGCACCATCCtattaaatcttctctgtaccctctccatagctgccacatctttcctataatgaaagTGACcataactgaacacaatactccaagtgtggtctcacgagagATTTGttgagttgcaacatgacttccctactcttgaaatgaatccccctgttaatgaagcttagcatcccataggccttcttaactatcctattcATCTATGCAGCGACCTTGAAGGATatatggatttggaccccaaggtccctctgtgcATCCACACGCTTAAGCAcccgaccattaaccctgtgctcagccttctggtttgtccttccaaaatgcaacacctcacacttatccgtaTTGAACTGCATCcggtctatatcctcttgtaatatggaaaacctacagctccatccctaactcctccaatcttcgagtCATCTGccaacttactcacccatcctttcgCCTCTTCATCCAGATCACTTATAAAATTCACGAAGAGCAGGGGCCCCATGACAGCTCCTTGCAGCACTCCTCTAGTCACCGTCCTCCAGTCAGAATACTATCCTTCCACTACTACACTCTGCATGCTTCCTGTAAGtcattttttttatccaaacagccagggTTCCACTGGTCCCATGCCTCAAgattttctggatgagtctctcgtgggcGACCACGTCAGATGCcttcctaaaatccatgtagaccacatctaccgccCTACTCTCATCAATTACTTTGACAACTCTTCATAAAACTCAGCTGGGCTCGTGAAGCACGacattcccttcacaaagccatgctgactatcctcgAGTTGTCTGTACTTCTCCAAACGCTCGTAGATCCTATTCTTAAGAATCATTTctaatagtttgcagaccaccgacgtatcACTCACCGGGCTATGGTTTCCAGGaatctccctattaccttttttaaacaaggaaactacatttgccattttccaatcctccagcaacCCCCACCCCGCAGcgaaagatcatagctactgctccagcaatctattctctcacttcccacagcaagcTGGGGTATGTTACGCCCGGCCCTGGGGAATTATCAattttgatgtttttaagaagatccaaccacttcttcttccttaatctccacattgtccagcacacaggatTCAACCTCCGCCCGATCAAGGTCTCTTTCACTTGTGAATATtgaagcgaagtattcatttAGGTCCTCTCcaccctcctccacctccaggcacatgttgctttCTTTATCCTTCactcttgtcatccttctgttcatCACATACGCATAGGATGCCTTGGGGTTCTTAAtgctacatgccaaggccttctcatgcccccttcgagctctcctaagtcctttcttaagctccttcctggctgccAATATTTCTCAcgagcccctcctgcttcctgcttcttatatctaacatatgtttccttctttccaatttactctcgctagttcctgcctcatcccttcatagttagccctCCCCGGTTAAGCATTtgcccattttgtctgtttttatccttttccatagctatgctgaagctaaaggagttgtggtcactctcaccaaaatgctcccccaccaacaggtctgccacctgaccaggttcattaaccagaactagacacagtatgatctctcctctcgtcggccggtccacatactgtgtcgggaatccttcttgaacacacctgacaaattcagccccatctatccccctttcaGTCAGGAggagccagtcaatatgaggaaaGTTGAAATCACTCATAACTGCGACCATGTGTTACCTGCagcattctaaaatctgcctgtttatctgctcctcggtgtccagAGGGCTATTtaggggcctatagactacttccAGCACAGTGATttatcccttcctatttctgacttccacccacaccgactcagtggacactccctctgcagcgatctccctttctatagccgtgatactatccctgaccaataATGCTACACCCCCGccaccttttctacctcccatcctattccttttaaaacacctaaaccccgatacctgcatcatccaatcctgacCTTCCTCTAGCCAAGTTTcggtaacggccacaacatcgtagttccgcatactgatccatgctcaaaGTTCATCCCCTTTATTTCTAATACTCCTAGCGTTGAAATAGACATATTTCAACACTCTAACTTGCAATATTTATGgtttgtcccctgcctgtccttcctcaccaactcagaacacacagcatcatgcccttgtccttctaccctaatctctgcgCTCAttttctgattcccaccccccgtCAAACTAGTTTTAAACctccccaaaagctctagcaaacctgcctaccaggatattggtccctttccagttcaggtgcagcccatcctttttgtacagatcagactttccccagaagagatccctttgatccagaaatctgaacccctgccccctgcacgaACTCTTCAACCACGCATTAATCTGCCATAACTTGCTGTTTCTCGTGTCTGTCTcct is from Hypanus sabinus isolate sHypSab1 chromosome 5, sHypSab1.hap1, whole genome shotgun sequence and encodes:
- the LOC132394790 gene encoding probable G-protein coupled receptor 139, with the translated sequence MTLCFVFPPANVLTAAILHRGKCGLSRGITRYMVAMAISDLFVIFFHVLLRGIYIYYSPNSFLSLSTVCPTFVYLRIVVLDYSVWLTVSFTFDRFVSICCPKLRLRYCTDRTAAMVIVSLCALSCLKYIPFHFLYKPLLRINNVNWGCHTRADYFTSVWWVAFSWMCNTSLSLLPFALILLLNGLTVRNIIAAGRVRRRIKGGGCKDIETENRRKSIVLLFTVSGTAIILWTTGAVTFICTRVTINFVGKDLTSPSAVANEVGVLLIGISSCANTCIYAMTQSKFRQELKSGIKSLMPCIIKPMKLARECA